In Stieleria varia, one genomic interval encodes:
- a CDS encoding alpha/beta hydrolase fold domain-containing protein, whose protein sequence is MRKHPIVAFHLSLIVGVALFGVGRSSQAQSDSELPQAVYLYEGDAPGSEGMSDIPKQVRPGSDRVVTSVHRPLLYPYLPAEGTESGMAVIVAPGGGHNSLWSTHEGHTPAKYFAEHGIAAFVLEYRLAEEKDSKYTVDEHALGDLHRAIRLIRARAKDWQIDPRRIGVMGFSAGGEIAALSGMRFDAGDENAKDSIAKQSSRPDFVALIYPGRSHRFEPKKDSPPTFIAAGFGDRRDIAEGMAEVYLKYKRAGVPTELHIYSNAGHGFGLREGKSGSVMKWVDRFIDWAGDRKLLPAEPMAGVGNRVRNKEVIIEEGGTGPYSAIATEDASLPGMTIFRPRDLSPFGDNQIQKLPILLWGNGACANTTQEHKNFLNEIASHGYVVLGIGLLDQIEKRDETSRQKTQTSQLLSALDWIIVESGRAESLFSGKVDTTKVAAMGMSCGGLQAIEISPDPRISTTVVCNSGVLPNPSPLPGMPALKKEILEKLHAPVLYIMGGPSDIAYNNAMDDFSRVSHVPIVMTNLDVGHGGTYGRPHGGKFTPVALAWLDWQLKGESENSKMFLGSNSMLAKDPDWSVEAKNFKSQE, encoded by the coding sequence ATGAGAAAGCATCCCATTGTCGCGTTCCATCTTTCGCTGATTGTCGGGGTCGCGTTGTTCGGCGTAGGCCGCTCATCGCAGGCTCAATCAGACAGCGAGTTGCCACAGGCAGTCTATCTCTATGAAGGAGACGCGCCGGGCTCGGAGGGCATGTCGGATATTCCAAAACAGGTTCGTCCGGGCAGCGATCGTGTTGTCACATCGGTGCATCGTCCGTTGCTCTATCCCTATTTGCCCGCTGAGGGAACAGAATCAGGGATGGCGGTGATCGTCGCTCCCGGCGGCGGACACAATTCGCTGTGGTCGACTCACGAAGGACATACGCCTGCCAAGTACTTTGCCGAACATGGCATCGCAGCGTTTGTTTTGGAGTATCGACTCGCAGAAGAGAAAGACTCGAAGTACACGGTCGACGAACATGCCCTGGGTGACTTGCATCGCGCGATCCGTTTGATTCGAGCCCGCGCGAAGGACTGGCAGATTGACCCGCGTCGTATCGGCGTGATGGGATTCTCGGCGGGCGGCGAGATCGCGGCGCTTTCAGGCATGCGGTTTGACGCGGGCGATGAGAATGCAAAGGATTCGATTGCCAAGCAGTCATCTCGTCCAGACTTCGTTGCCTTGATCTACCCGGGCCGCTCACACCGTTTTGAACCTAAAAAAGATTCACCGCCGACATTCATCGCGGCCGGTTTCGGAGATCGCCGAGACATTGCCGAAGGCATGGCGGAGGTTTATCTGAAATACAAACGTGCGGGCGTGCCGACCGAACTGCACATCTATTCCAACGCCGGGCACGGATTCGGGTTGCGAGAGGGGAAGTCAGGATCGGTGATGAAGTGGGTTGATCGTTTCATCGACTGGGCGGGCGACCGAAAACTCTTGCCGGCTGAACCGATGGCGGGCGTCGGAAACCGCGTCAGGAACAAGGAAGTCATCATCGAAGAGGGTGGCACCGGACCCTACTCGGCCATCGCGACCGAAGATGCGTCACTGCCCGGCATGACGATCTTTCGTCCGCGGGACTTGTCGCCGTTTGGTGACAACCAGATTCAAAAACTTCCGATCCTGTTGTGGGGCAATGGTGCGTGCGCGAATACCACGCAAGAACACAAGAACTTTCTAAACGAAATTGCGTCGCATGGCTACGTCGTGCTGGGGATCGGACTGCTCGATCAGATCGAGAAACGTGATGAGACTTCACGTCAAAAGACTCAGACCAGCCAACTGCTCTCGGCACTCGATTGGATCATCGTCGAGAGCGGACGCGCCGAAAGCCTTTTCTCAGGCAAGGTCGACACGACAAAGGTGGCCGCGATGGGAATGTCCTGCGGCGGATTGCAGGCGATCGAGATATCGCCCGATCCCCGGATCTCCACGACCGTGGTGTGCAACAGTGGCGTGCTGCCCAATCCATCACCTTTGCCCGGCATGCCTGCCCTCAAGAAGGAAATTCTGGAAAAGCTGCACGCCCCAGTGCTCTATATCATGGGTGGACCGTCAGACATCGCCTACAACAATGCGATGGATGATTTTTCTCGCGTTAGCCACGTGCCGATCGTGATGACAAATTTGGATGTGGGGCACGGCGGCACGTACGGCCGACCTCACGGCGGTAAATTCACTCCAGTCGCACTCGCATGGCTTGATTGGCAACTCAAAGGCGAAAGCGAGAATTCCAAAATGTTTCTCGGTAGCAACAGCATGCTTGCGAAGGATCCTGACTGGTCCGTCGAGGCGAAGAATTTCAAGTCGCAGGAATAG